In a genomic window of Streptococcus oralis subsp. tigurinus:
- a CDS encoding DUF421 domain-containing protein, whose translation MTLNYMEILIKLALGLFSLVFVINVTGKGNLAPNSATDQIQNYVLGGIIGGVIYNSSISILQYTVILMMWTILVLTLKWLNNNVRFVKRLIDGKPTLLIKNGQIDPEACRSVGLSAAEVALKLRSQGIFQMKQVKRAVHEQNGQLIVVQMGDENPKYPVVTDGVIQVDVLEYIDRSEEWLLDNLSKQGHDNVANIFIAEYDKGAVSVVTYE comes from the coding sequence ATGACACTCAACTATATGGAAATTTTAATCAAACTGGCCTTGGGTCTTTTCTCTCTTGTTTTTGTTATTAATGTGACAGGAAAGGGGAATCTAGCACCTAACTCTGCTACAGACCAAATTCAGAACTATGTTCTTGGTGGTATCATCGGTGGGGTAATTTACAATAGTTCAATCAGTATCCTGCAATACACAGTGATTTTGATGATGTGGACGATTTTGGTTTTGACCCTAAAGTGGCTCAATAACAATGTTCGCTTTGTCAAACGCTTGATTGATGGGAAACCAACTCTCCTCATCAAAAATGGGCAGATTGACCCAGAAGCCTGTCGTTCAGTTGGTTTGTCTGCAGCAGAAGTTGCTCTCAAACTTCGTAGCCAAGGAATTTTCCAGATGAAACAGGTCAAACGAGCTGTGCATGAGCAAAATGGCCAACTCATCGTGGTCCAAATGGGAGATGAAAATCCTAAGTATCCAGTTGTGACTGACGGTGTGATCCAAGTCGATGTTTTGGAATATATTGACCGTAGCGAAGAGTGGTTGCTTGATAATCTCAGCAAACAAGGGCATGACAATGTGGCCAATATCTTTATCGCTGAGTATGACAAGGGTGCCGTCTCAGTCGTAACTTATGAATAA
- a CDS encoding DUF3290 family protein, producing MKFYSYDYVLSQISQQNGIMIGFGIVLLAITGFFAFKAYRDKKGTKFRELVMILALTLVAMLLVTISKYQTNQASNNQFQTSLHFIEVVSKDLGVDKSEVYVNTSAATDGALVKVGPNFYRAMNGSQPDKYLLEKLELNQTDAIELVEVNK from the coding sequence ATGAAATTTTACTCATATGACTATGTGCTTAGCCAAATCAGTCAACAAAATGGAATCATGATTGGCTTTGGGATTGTGCTCCTAGCTATCACAGGATTTTTTGCTTTTAAGGCTTATCGAGATAAAAAGGGGACTAAGTTTCGGGAATTGGTCATGATTTTGGCCTTGACCTTGGTAGCCATGCTTTTGGTAACAATCTCAAAATACCAGACCAATCAAGCCTCTAACAATCAATTTCAAACCTCACTTCATTTCATAGAGGTTGTTTCCAAAGACTTGGGGGTGGATAAATCAGAAGTTTACGTTAATACTTCAGCTGCCACTGATGGAGCGCTTGTCAAGGTAGGTCCAAATTTCTACCGCGCCATGAACGGGAGCCAACCAGACAAGTATCTTTTAGAGAAATTAGAATTGAATCAAACAGACGCTATTGAATTGGTGGAGGTAAACAAATGA
- a CDS encoding exodeoxyribonuclease III produces MKLISWNIDSLNAALTSDSARAKLSQEVLQTLVAENADIIAIQETKLSAKGPTKKHLEILEELFPGYENTWRSSQEPARKGYAGTMFLYKKELTPTVTFPEIGAPSTMDLEGRIITLEFDEFFVTQVYTPNAGDGLKRLEERQVWDVKYAEYLAQLDKEKPVLATGDYNVAHNEIDLANPASNRRSPGFTDEERAGFTNLLATGFTDTFRHLHGDVPERYTWWAQRSKTSKINNTGWRIDYWLTSNRVADKVTKSDMIDSGARQDHTPIVMEIEL; encoded by the coding sequence ATGAAACTTATCTCATGGAATATTGATTCCCTCAATGCAGCCCTAACTAGTGACTCAGCTCGTGCCAAATTGTCCCAAGAAGTCCTACAAACCTTGGTCGCTGAAAATGCTGATATCATTGCTATCCAAGAAACCAAGCTTTCTGCCAAAGGCCCTACAAAGAAACACTTGGAAATTTTAGAAGAACTCTTCCCAGGCTACGAAAACACGTGGCGCTCTTCCCAAGAACCTGCCCGTAAAGGCTATGCTGGTACTATGTTCCTCTATAAGAAAGAACTCACACCCACTGTCACTTTCCCAGAAATCGGTGCCCCTTCTACCATGGACTTGGAAGGTCGTATCATCACTCTAGAATTTGATGAATTTTTCGTGACCCAAGTTTACACTCCAAACGCTGGCGACGGCCTCAAACGTTTGGAAGAACGCCAAGTCTGGGATGTCAAATATGCTGAGTATTTGGCTCAACTGGACAAAGAAAAACCAGTCCTTGCGACCGGTGACTACAACGTGGCCCACAATGAAATCGACCTTGCAAATCCTGCCAGCAACCGCCGTTCACCAGGATTTACCGACGAGGAACGTGCTGGATTTACCAATCTCTTGGCAACAGGATTTACCGACACCTTCCGTCATCTTCACGGCGATGTTCCAGAACGCTACACTTGGTGGGCACAACGCAGCAAGACTTCTAAAATCAACAATACAGGCTGGAGAATCGACTACTGGCTCACTAGCAACCGCGTGGCTGACAAGGTGACCAAGTCTGACATGATTGACTCAGGTGCGCGTCAAGACCATACGCCCATTGTCATGGAGATTGAACTCTAA